A region of Sulfitobacter faviae DNA encodes the following proteins:
- a CDS encoding DMT family transporter, giving the protein MAVGAVAVGFAGALMVIRPDPSDLDPVAFLPLLAGALYAIGAVATRAWCEGESTMVMTAGFFGMLAVMGGIGVLVLPGAEVAGAEGFVSRTWGPLDGAMWFWIAVQAVGSLIGIGFLVRGYQLGEAGHVAIFEYSLLIFASFWAYILWGQEVPPLAFSGMALIALAGAVIALRSDEPSTLRAPEAVE; this is encoded by the coding sequence GTGGCGGTGGGGGCCGTGGCCGTGGGCTTTGCCGGGGCCTTGATGGTGATCCGCCCGGACCCGAGCGATCTTGACCCCGTGGCCTTCCTCCCGCTGCTGGCCGGGGCGCTCTATGCCATCGGCGCCGTGGCGACGCGGGCGTGGTGCGAGGGGGAGAGCACGATGGTGATGACCGCGGGCTTCTTCGGTATGTTGGCAGTCATGGGCGGCATCGGGGTTTTAGTCCTGCCGGGGGCGGAGGTGGCGGGGGCCGAAGGTTTCGTCAGCCGCACATGGGGGCCGCTCGATGGCGCGATGTGGTTCTGGATCGCGGTGCAGGCGGTGGGCTCGCTCATCGGCATCGGCTTTTTGGTGCGCGGCTACCAATTGGGAGAGGCCGGGCATGTGGCGATTTTCGAATATTCGCTGCTGATCTTCGCCAGTTTCTGGGCCTATATCCTTTGGGGCCAAGAGGTGCCGCCCCTGGCATTCTCGGGCATGGCGCTGATCGCACTGGCCGGGGCGGTGATCGCCCTGCGCAGCGATGAGCCTTCGACCCTGCGCGCGCCGGAGGCGGTGGAGTGA